The DNA sequence TTCCCATATGTGGCTAAGGGGAGATTTTGCCAACTAGACAATAGAAACAGTATTACAGCTCCTGAAACGATGCCAtcacttttctcttctgctccaccacttccccaTCAAATTTCCACGTGCTGGAATCTCCAGTCATCTTCTCCCTCGCATCAGAAGGTGTGCGGAAAGGGTAGCAAATACAAAAGGTAcctatttcttttccagatgcAGCTTTATtgaggcttttaaaatgcagcttcccATAAAATGGGGGCCAATTTCACACTTGGTTTTTTGCACATTAAAGTCACTCAGAACTGCCATAATTAAGCAATTATAGAAGTACGTCTAAGTGGTCCAACTGTACCTTCACCTTAAAAAAAGTTGCTACGTGTTACTACGTTTCATAGAAGTTTATTAGCTTGCTTCATCTGACACTTGGTTCTGCTTTCAGGTTCTAGTCCATCTCCACACTAGATCAGACTGTTCTGCCAAGATACTACGGTTGTTGAGAAGTCACAGGAAGCCAGATGTGCTACCCAGTTAGGCAACGAAGCAGTTTTATCCACATCAGAAGTCGTTACTGCCTGTAAGCCTGGCCCTCATTAATCTGCAGTCTGGCTCAAATGAAGCGGCGGCAGCAGCCCGTACCCACAGTTTACACTAATGAGTTACCCGGTCCTCTTAAGTCAACTGCACGCAGCAGCCCACAACTTTGACCTGCTATCAATGCAAGTATCCTCACACCCCCGTCTCCTCCTCGCTGCCAGGCAAACACTGACTGCTAACTACAGCCAGCACAAGGAAGGAATTCAAGGGTAGAGAGGCGCTGCTATAGTTTTCCCAGTTCATGCAGTTTCCGTGCTAAGGAAAAATGAGGTTAGAGTCGCCAGCTAGAGACCATGTATTACCATTCCCTTCCAAAGGCTGCGAAACATCCCCGGCTTGGATTTGGAAAGACGGTAAGACTGCGACGCGGCCAGCTGGTCACCAAAGGGGAAAGAGACCTGCGTTGCTCCCCCAACCCACCTCGCAGCAGCCAAGTCCTATTAAAACTTGTGTCATTAGAGAAAGGACACAGACTAAGTACCTGTGCCACGCTCCTACTTCAGCAGGGAGTTAGACTAGGCGCCCGGCTCCTGCCATGAACCAAGATGCTAGAAAAAACCACAAGTCTGAAACAGTTTAACACAGGACAAAAAAGGCACATTTTAATATGTACAGCAATGCATTTGGGCTATAAATTTACCcaacacaactgaaaaaaaaaatccaaactatgCTTTTATACTTATTCCATGGTGTCAGCCTCATTCCTAGCCACCTACCTTTCTCTGCATCTCTGAATGCtgctatatacacacacaaacaaacaattaCGTCATGAATGTTCATTTAGGCTCCCAAGTTCAAGTAATAAAGTTCAAACTTGCATAGCATCTTATGCCACTCAGCCATAAACAGTTACGATTGCATATTAGCTGGAGCAGCCATCTCTTTCAATTCAGCCAGTTTTGGCTGGccaccatttatttttttttttatatattttttttttaaatccttgagtCAGAATGTTTCCTAAGTCACCAGCCCTGAGGGATGCCACAGACTTCAAAATGAACCTCTTGCTGTTGTTAAGATCCTTTTAAACCAGAAATTTAGAGTGTTGTcaagaacagttttaaaaatgtaatactgtttattttgcttcaaaaacatttcagcattctaaacatacaaaaaaaacaGAACGTTGCAAATTCGTTTAAGTACAGAGTGTTTTTGAACTTCAGTTGCTGCACTGGCTCTTCACTTAGTTGACGATGAAGAGATGTCtacagttttcagtttaaaaactaCCGCACTTaactaaaaaaatccatacacTTCTCATGCCAGCTGAACCCCCTTCCACAACTAAGAATGGCAGCAGAATGCTATTTCACTATATACAGAAAGACAACTTTAAGCTAAATGGACGCCCACTGTAGTGTAAATAGATCTACCCTCACAGTGCATGCTTTGGGCCATGGCACCCCGGGGAACGTACAGCCTTTCCAAGTAATCACTGCTCCTCTAAGGCATCATAACTCTAAGCATGTACCACAAGAATCTGTCTAGTTTTTACAAACTATAGATATGTACAGTTTATAACCCAGGATTTTCTAGCCAATAACCATATAGTAACACCAccttacaaattaaaaaaatgcttgaaacatttttaaatgctttgttacACCAACAGCAAAGTGCACAGAGTTAGGAGAACACTAGAGcgccttttcattttaaaaatgtttggaaatatGTACAACTTTGATACAGTTTCAGGGTGCTCACTACACCCATGGCCACTTCATGTAAACCAGTTACAATTTCTAGAGCACTTTTAGAAACTACAACGCGATCGgaatccaaatttttttttaattaagcctAATAAGGGCAAGAGACACCATCTCAAATAAGAGGTGCTTCATTTATGGTGTTTCCCCTACTCTATGGTATTCACATGGAGACAAGTATTGTACAGTTTtattcatcatcatcatcttcatcctcctcttcttcatcctcctcctcctcttcgtCTTCTTCCTCTACCTTTTTCCGAGCAGCTTTGGTTGCTGCTCCCTTTGCGCCATCAAACTTTCCTTTAGACTTGTAGTCTGCAACATCCTGCAAAGTCAAGGGGATGTCTTAATTTGCTCTAAGCAGCAAACACATACAGCATTTGTACAGCAGCGGGCGTTAACGTAAAGGGACCGGTCTTCCACAGCTGCACCCCAAAAGGGGCGACGGCCAGCGTTACAGCACACAGCTACGCAGACACCTAAGCGTACTCGACTGCCTCCAGACGACGGAGGCCTCAAACCCTGCATTCATGGTTATTTCtttgaggaggagaagagaaccCAGCCTCTCTTAAAAGTTTCCTGCTAACGGGACAAAGCTCCTTTAACAGCACAGCCAACCCTTTGCCGGAGCAACACGAGCAGCCGCGGCTGCGCATCAGTGGGGGAAAGCTCTCCCTCCTCACCGGAATCCGCCTGCGGCTCTCTAACCTACTCTGTCCCGACGTACGCAAAGTTCAGCGAGATAGCACGCAGCGCGACGAGAACAGGTCTGTCAGCTGGAGATGCTCGCTACGCTGGGGCCACCTTAGCTGGGTCTATGTTCCAGAAACACAACAACACAAGAGCCGGTATGGAAGAGGCACAAGTGAAAACTAGCCTTACCTTCTCGTACTTCTCCTTCAGTTTAGCTGCCTTGTTATTATAAGGCTGCTTTTCGCCATCACTGAGATTGTTCCACATTTCGCCCAGTTTCTTTGCTACGTCCCCGATGGATATGCCAGGGTTTGTGGACTTGATCTTGGGGCGGAACTCtgaacagaagaggaagaagccaGACCTTGGGGAGAAGCACCAGAGGACAGTCAGCACCGCAGCAGCACGCCGAGGGAGCACCCCCTTCCTCCGTCCCTCACCCGCAACATTCACACATGCGCTCACGCACTAACTAGAAATACTTTTAACTTAAAAAAGCcacccagaaaaacaaaaccaaacagaaaaaaccaagccacaaaaccaaacacgtTTTGATTTTACTGAGGCCCAGACCTGCAGCCTTCACCCAATGCTGTTTTTAATCAAGTGTTGTCTATCCTCCCCCACCCAATTTCATCTTAGATACACAAGTCTCACCGTGACCTGGTCATTTCCATGTCTTCCATCACTACGAGCTTAAGGGTACCAAGTACTGACAATTCCTGTTAGTGCTCTACATGCTCAAGATTACAAGCTGCCTAGAAGATTTACAAGACAGTATCAGTAAGCTATGAATATTACCAATACTGCTATACCAACAATATACCCCATCTACTTCCTTTATGGAAACCTATCAGCTGTGTTACGGGgcatgaaaacaaaccaaaatacttGTGCATTTAAGGTCTCAAAGTTACTTACGGTGGTCGTTTCGGGGCGTTGGGGTCCTTCTTCTTCTTGCCACCCTTAGCTGGTCCATAGTCCTTCATTTCTCTATCATATCGTACCTTATCAGCCTTTGCCATTTCATCAAATTTAGCCTTCTCCTTGCTTGACATGgtctaaaaaaccaaaaaacaagaCACCGAACCTGCGATTACCCAACTGTTCAATAGCTGGCAAACTTTAAGTAAACAAGCCGACACATACCGACTCGATAGGGGAGTTTcagaatttgtttgttttctaactgGACCACCTTGGGGACGAAGGTCCTGTACCGGGGACCGCAGCCACAGCTGGCGTACTCGGTGAGAGGGAGGCAGTGGGAATGGGACAAGCACAGCCAGAGTCCTTCTCGAGGACACAGGCCCGGAGGGAGGGAACTGCTGAAGGGCGCTGCTcgggaacaggaaaaaaggccAGGCTGCCTGGGAAGCACCTAAACGGGCATATACACTGGGCTGAAGCCTTCACGATCATTACGGGAGTCAGCAGCACCCAGTCAATGGCCGGGACGCCCTGCCAGGAACGGCCCACAGACGAAAACAGCACCAGCTCCCTTTGCGTTCAGACACAGGCACGTCATCGTAGCAGATGCCGTAGGAAGTTATCCCTTCGGGAAGCCACAAATTAAGGTACCTTCCACCTCTCCGAGCACTTCTTGGAAAACTCTGCAAAGTTGACTGGAACCTCTGGGTTCTTTTTCTTATGTTCCTCACGGCACGTCTGCACAAAGAAGGCATAGGCAGACATCTTGCCCTTGGGCTTCTTCGGATCGCCTTTAGCCATCTTGACTCTGtagggaagagggaaaaagggaaaaaaaaataacaggcGAATCCATGCACGGATGAATGTGTATGCGTAcgtgtgtatacatatatggTGCGCACGTATttaaatatacacacagacaccaCCATCCCCTGAAGTCGTGTCCCACCAGTAACATGTACCCTTCTTCCCTGCAACGCCTCTTGCCGTCCCCAATACGGAGACTTAAATTATTCTTCCTTGACACTTGGGTTGCAGATTTGAGGCAAGTGAAACGGATGACTGGATTTAAGTTTTACACGGATGTGTCTTTATATCACATCCAAAGACTGGAGACAGGCTATTAAATACACATACTTCTGCCCATTAAGAGTTATATATGAACTAATATaaagtatttgttttggttGGCGACCACACTGGGGCTTGAGTGGCATGCACAGTGCCAGGCTACAACTTCGCCCTTCGGTAGCTGGGAGTTCACATGTTAGCGGCTGCTCTCCAGGTAAAAAGGCAGGACGGATTATTCCCCCCCTGGCAAAAGTGCAATAACCTTTTATATAGAAGAAGAAGGTGTGCAAATCAAGGCTAGTTTTAAACACAATAGGACCCGTGGAGCTCCGAGAGGTGAGCAGCGCTTGCTCTTGCTCCACCAAGTGACACATGTTCGGAGGCGAAGTGGTCAGTGCAAAGATGTGATTAGCAAGTCACCGAGAGGACGATGCTAACTTTTGGGCTGtatttcttccctcctcttccgtattaattttttttttccccctccgaaaaaaaaaaaaaaaaaaatcccgcAGCAATATTTCCTATTTACGGCTCCTCAAGcgtttgaaaatttaatttttattagcaCGGCGTTAATATTTAATTGCGCCTAttaacctcccccccccccccgccccgtgtgCGGCAGGAGCGGCTTTCAGCCGCCCTCTCCCTCCCCGGCCGCTCCCGGCGGGCGGCGAGACGAACCCGCCGAACCGGGGGATAAAGCAGGAACGCGgagccgggggccggggccgccgcctgCTCCCGAAGTTGGGGGCGAGcggcccgccgcggccggcCTGGccctccgctccgctcccgccatcttctcccccccccccccgccaaggtCACCGCGGCGGCCGGGCTcggcggcgcggggggcgcGGGCAcctgcggcggggccggggccggaggagagagggggggggggggtggcagcgGCGGCTCCGCCAGACGCCAATAATTCATCTTCCATTTTGTGAAATGCCTCCTGATGAAAGAAACTGCCCCTGAAatgcggcggggcggcgggcggggggcgccggggggccgggcggcgaccgggggagcggggctccggcccggccccgggcggccggGGCGAGCGGCaagcgggagcggcggcggcggcggccgcgctcCGCGCCCAGGGCCGGCCCCGCTCGCTAAGATGGCTTctcccggcgccgccgccgcgccgccgaaCAAAGCCgcgctctcccccccccccccctccgcctccgCCGCGCTCggccccccgcgcccgccgccccccggccgccggccccgccaAAACGCCGCCCCCGCCGAGAAGGGGCTCCCCGCTCGGCCCCccgccgggcggcgggggcggcggggccggggcgcgggcGGGAGGCGCTcccccaccgccgcccccccccccccccccccccgccccggcccctgccTAGCGCAGCGCTCTCTAACAAAGGCTCCCGTGCAGCCATTATCGCCGCCGCTACGCTCCTCCGCGCcgccagaaaaaaaagagtgcgGAGAGCCCCCGggcggccccccggcgcccgACCGAGGGCgcggggcggtggggagagaggagccggGGCGAAAGCGAAAGGTTTGAGCCCCCTGCGGGGCGCCGGGAAGGAGATTTCCCCCGCCGCgacccccctccccatccctatGCCGCTTACACGTCTTTCTTCCCTTCGCCGGGGCTCTCCAGCGCCAGCCATATTAATGCCCACAGCacgggcggcgcggcgcggggaaGAGGCGATGCGGGGCCCCGCCGCGGGCGCAGCCCCGCCGGAGACACCTTCCCGGGTAGGGGAAGAGCGGCGGAGGCAGAGGCGAAGGGATCGGGGGAGTTTggaagcggcggcggcgagaAAAAAACTGCTTCGCCGGGACAGACGGGCGCAGCGCGCAGGGTTTATCCCTGTCAGATGCTAAAGCGACAGCCATATTAATGCAGAATAAACAGCGGGCACGGCATTGCGCACGGCCGACAACTTTCCCACCGCCGCCAGCCCCACCGAGCCCACCCGGGGGAAGGGGGCAAATAAAAGCCGAGGGCGCCGCGCGTTTTGCCGTGCGACATTAGGAGGCGGCAGAGAAAAATCCCTGCCCATGCGGGGGAGAAGAGGAGTTAGTCCCGGTGTAGTTGCTGCACCAGCCATATTACTCTCGGCGGTACGGGAGCCCGGCGCGGAGAAACGGGGCTGCACCGGGGACAGGTAGCCCCCTCCGTGCcgcgggcgggggccgggggggggggggggggctcccggcggggcaggggaaggggacgGGGGGCAAACGCTGCGcctcgcccgccgccccgccagCTGCGCGCGGCATCTGCCCCGGCACCGCCGATCCCCTTGCGAGGGAGAagagggggggagaagaaagttTTGGGTGATTTttccgatttttttttttttaattaaaaaaaaaaaaaaactcgGAGGAcggaaggaaaggaaaacaaaaaaaaatataataataataataaaaaaaaaaaaagcccggggcaggcagagcagaggggcgAAGGCGCGGGGGcagggcggggcggcggcggggcgggcagggggcaGCCGCCCCCCGAAAAGTTGCGGCGGGGCTGCACGTACCTGTATTGTTCGCGGTAGTGTGGACAGGAGCTGGAGCGCAGGGCACGACGCGGGGCTCGGCGCGGCGCGGCTCAGCCTCGCGTTGGCTGCCTACGAGAGCGGCCTGATTGGCTGCGGGGCTCTGCCGTTTAAAACAACCTCCTCGCCCGCTCATTGGCGCGCCGCCTCATGAATATTAAGCGAGGCAGCGCGGCGGTTGGCCGGCGCGGGTGAGGTCATTCATTCAAAACGAGCGCCCGCCGGGGAAAGGGGAGCTCGGCGGCGCGGGCTGcgaggggtggagggggggcGGGAAGGAAAGTTGGCGGGAGGGGGGTCGCGCGTGCCCCGCGGAGTCTCCGCGGAGCCGCCGCCCCCGGGCGCggagggagggcgggagggCGGGAGCCCCGCGGGCGCCGGCCGGGAAAACTCTTCCTCGCCACGTGGTTGCGGCtgcttggagggggggggaaccgATCGCCCCGTTCtccgcggagcggagcggagctgTGCGCGGGGTGCGGCGCTTGAGCCTCAGCCCCGCTTCCTCAGCGGAGAGTCCGCGGTGATGGGCGGAGCGGGGGCCTGTCGGGGATCCGCTGCGAGagcgggggggaggaggaggggagccGCCTCCGCGGGGAGGTGCGGAGCCACGGGAAGGGACCGGGGAGCGCTACGGCAGCATCCCGGggtgaggcgggggggagggcagcCCCCTACATCAGCCCCGCGTTGCTAACTTCTGCCCCGAAGTCGTAAGGGTCCGATTGCGATTTCAGAGCCGGTGACTCCTGCGCATCACAGGGAGGGAACCGAGCCCCAAATAAACTCCGCTGACGGTCCCAACACGCGATGGATGGAAAAGGAACTACGGAGCAAGAACCTGCCTGTTTgctggggggtgagggggggatCAGAGAGTTTTACCCACTCATTCATGAAATAAAGTGCCAAAACAATTAACTCGAATTACCATTTCTAACCTACTTCCACCATTTGCCTGGTATTAACTTTCTAGGATTTGGTTGTTATTACAGAGGCTGGCTGTACACAAGGAAATCTGTAAACATGCCCTTCTGACTGAAACCAACCCAGCGTGGCTCTGGGGCCAAGGGGACGAGGGTTCCCTTGGCTCTCTTGAAAGAGCTATTTCCTATAGGGCAGCTGCCAAATGGTTAAACTGGTATTAGTGGCTGACCACAATTGTTGGTTGGCTCGGAAAAAAGAGCTGTTATTTTAAGGCTGGAGCGGTAAGACTCAGAAACCACCGCGTACTGTTATGGGCTGGGCGTAACTGCCACCCTTCTTTTACGATAGCCAGAAGAAACAGTTGCCCTCTTTAAGGAATAGATAGTGAAAAGAAGCCTCCACCCTGGGCTGAGCTGCTGACAGGCAGCAGGGTTTGCCAGATACTGCCCTGTGGAAGCGCTTATGGCTATAACAACATATGGCCACAGGTTGCCTTTGCCGGAAGAGATCAAAACAAAACGACTGATGAGACATAGAGGAGTGCCAACCTCCTGCTGACAGATCCGCTGGGAAGCATGTAGAATTTCACCCAGGATTTTAGCCAAAGTCCTGCCTGGATTTCTCCCTTAGGGTACACCTCAGCTGGTCTAGCGAGCGCCCAAATCCAATTGTCATCCACACGCAGAACTGCCGAGGCTTATAGAGACCTTACACCCGTGTCCTTGGGCTTTCCAAAGCCTATAGGGTCAAAAACAGTCTTACTAGCCTCTCGCCCTATTTCTACCTTCTAAAACCAAAAGCATAAAACAAGGAGTTCATTCATAAACATTAATGAGGCTACCTGAGGGACTGTATTCTGTAGCATCATCATAAAATAAGACAAGCAATACTACTGCAGGATAATCTCTTTGTAGCTGACAAACATCCCTCTCACCTATTTTTAGGGATACTTTAAAGTGTTTCAAACTAGTTGAATAATTAAGGCTTTTTTCTTGGCTCTGGAGTTGCACAATTTTTTGCTCTGAAATACTTTCTCCCTCGAACCACAGTCTCATCCTGCAGAGCACGCCAAGCTGGGAGCATTACAAAGACGGGGGGCGGCAGCCCCAATGGACAGGCTTGCTTAGGACAGGCACCTGGCATTGAATGCGCAGTCCTGCTAGTCATCTCCAGAGCATCCCTCCCATTTCTCATAGGCCAAGGAAAATATTCCCTAAGACGCTTGTTCTAGGAAGGCCAGGAAAGTTTTGACAGCTGGTCAAGGGGCAAAGGAGATATTTTGGTAGCTGAGAGACAGCTGGGTTGAAGGTTTTGTCTTAGCACTCGCAGCATGGTTTTGAAAGCAGCGGAGGGCTGAGTAGCAAATGGGTGAATATAACCCCCATAGGGAAAGCTTCTACTCACCCCCAGAACTGCCACTGCTGAAAGAAATTCTCCTGCAGTGCCCTCTGCCCCGCGCATTGCACCTGGCCCCCGCGTCTGAGCGCTTTCCTGTGGTGCACCAAGAAAACAGCCTGGAAAGGTGGCTGAGCAAATCCAGCCTTTTGCTGCAACCTCTTCCAGGCCATGCGATCCCACTTCCTCCCACACCCCAGCTCCGGCCTTCACCTGACCCCTCTGGGGGCCAAGGCAGTTCACTAAcctaacaaaaaataaacaaacaaagccCAAAATTCAGCCTCCTTTTTTGCTGGGTAAGTATTCTGCTGGGTTAGCGGACTGAACCAGCATACCACGCAAGTACCAGAGCCAAGGCAAAGAAGGGCGCAGAAGGgtacagccaggagcagggacaCGCTCCTAAGAAGTGTGGATGTGCAAATTTTAGGGGtttcgtttgtttgttttaatatgaCAGATTACTGTGTATTTATCCTATAGGaggcatgaggaaaaaaaacaaaaccaaaagaaatttCAGGATGCCTGGCTCTTGGCACAGAAGGCAACAAGGTCTGCAACGATGCTAGGAGAGCTCAATGCATAGTCTTGTACCTTCCCTTCAGAAAGTTCTGACCTAATCCCCACCATGAATGCTACAGGCAGgatttattttggaaacacATGCTACGTTTTTAAGCAACTGTCAGCCATACCCTGCATCCCACAGCAGGAACCTAGGCCAGGCAGTATCTTGAATATAAGGACCAAGGCATACAATTTGGTTCAAGATCCCATAGCAAGCAGACAGCACCCAATACTTGCAGTAGCTTGTTGCTGAGAAGATGGACCGTAAAGTCCTGTCCCAGCTGGAGTTGCCAAACACTGAAGGCTTCTGGCCCACGTACCTCATGTTGGTGCTGTCCAGGGAACGGCAGAGATGCAAACAGCTGAGGACACGTCATTACCCGCCACAATGGAATGACATCTCCTCTTTAGCTAGAGATGATAGAACAGGATGGCTGCtgtgaaaaaacctgaagtcaCCAAGAAGACCTCCAACAAATCAACAGATCACATAAATACACTTAAAATTCAGGAAAGTCATCCACGGTTACAATGAAATGCCGCCTTCTGCTCCCTAGAATTGCCTGAGCTCTACAGTAAGTTCACATCTTCTTCGGCCAACAGTCAGATCTCATCTGAACACTAGCAACAGTTTGGTGGGGTCGGCCTTCTCACAGCTCTGTCCTGCTCCAGTTGTGGCAGATGGCTAGCAAAATAAGGCCCACCATGTATTTGAAGCTGTTCAGAAATCAGAAGTGCCGAAAAGGACCAGAGCGATAACTGATCTTTGTGGAACACCATACAATGGCTGTAGTAAGGAAACTGCATCCTCATCACCACTGATCAGCTCCACAGCTCATCCAGCCATTCTCACAATATACCTCGACCATCTCTTTCCCATCGGTGAGACTATGAATGCCTTAGAGGGATCCTGGAGGACGACAACTGTATGTAGAAAATTAGTCCTCAAGACCTTTGACAAGCTTCCCAGTCAGAATCCAGATTGTCCTGATGTAGAAAGTTAGCCTGACATTAACTTGTACTTGACCTCTTGCTAGTTTCACTAGGCACTTGCTCAGCACTTGGGATGATTTCAGCCAGACAGTTGATTTGAATTGATGTCGTGTCCTTACTGGGTTTGTCCACTATTGGTCAGACCGCGTTGTGCTTGTTGTGTTGGCCATCTTGATCATGGGTAGCATCACCTACTAATAGCTAGGAAGAAGCTGGTATGAATTCACACATTGAATTTTCAAAGCATCTCAGTGAATTAGAAATACACCAGTCACAGAAAAATGACAAGGGCCCTCGATGCAATGGTATCCTTAAAATGAGCTACTGTGTCTGAAAAGCTTCACAAACATACATGATCATTTCCAGGAGGAATAAAACAGTTACCTGGTTCCCATCGTGGAGGGGCAGCTCAAGTACACAGTGCATTGTCAAAGCAGTTTCCTTACTGAGGAGCTGCTTGGGCTCAGATTCAGCAGCGTCACTGGGAATAGCCACAAAAGTTCTTCTGGTCTGCAGCATACACGCTTGAAGATGTGCTATTTCACCCcatcagcttttattttccagtgctgaTACCCAAGTTTCCACCTCTCTGTCCGCCAGCTGACGGAGGTATCAGAAAGCCAGGGAAGTCTGCGGGGGCAAATAACTGCAATGAGGTATTGGATGCCAATACAGAGTCAGTCCTTTTGTCCTTTACCAAGCTTTGGAGTATGTTGAGCCCATGACTGTGTGGTTAAATTAGGAG is a window from the Buteo buteo chromosome 22, bButBut1.hap1.1, whole genome shotgun sequence genome containing:
- the HMGB3 gene encoding LOW QUALITY PROTEIN: high mobility group protein B3 (The sequence of the model RefSeq protein was modified relative to this genomic sequence to represent the inferred CDS: deleted 2 bases in 1 codon), with protein sequence MSGRGGCFKRQSPAANQAALVGSQREAEPPRRAPRRALRSSSCPHYREQYRVKMAKGDPKKPKGKMSAYAFFVQTCREEHKKKNPEVPVNFAEFSKKCSERWKTMSSKEKAKFDEMAKADKVRYDREMKDYGPAKGGKKKKDPNAPKRPPSGFFLFCSEFRPKIKSTNPGISIGDVAKKLGEMWNNLSDGEKQPYNNKAAKLKEKYEKDVADYKSKGKFDGAKGAATKAARKKVEEEDEEEEEDEEEEDEDDDDE